A single Gemmatimonadales bacterium DNA region contains:
- a CDS encoding NAD(P)-binding domain-containing protein: MKIGILGTGDVGCTLAGGLASFGHEVRLGTRDPSADKARAAATRAGRGCDIATFADAAAFAELAIVATLWSGTENALKLAGPKSLAGKVVIDATNPLVFAPGAPPALALGHRDSGGEQVQRWLPGAKVVKAFNIVGHAHMVKPAFPGGPPDMFICGNDAAAKQTVTGLLTSLGWPVMDIGGIEGARLLEPLC, translated from the coding sequence ATGAAGATCGGAATCCTGGGCACCGGCGACGTCGGGTGCACGCTCGCGGGTGGCCTCGCCTCGTTCGGTCACGAGGTCCGGCTGGGCACGCGCGATCCCTCGGCCGACAAGGCCCGGGCGGCCGCGACGCGGGCGGGCAGGGGATGCGACATCGCGACGTTCGCGGATGCCGCGGCCTTCGCCGAGCTGGCGATCGTCGCCACGCTGTGGAGCGGGACCGAGAACGCCCTCAAGCTGGCGGGCCCGAAGAGCCTGGCCGGCAAGGTGGTGATCGACGCGACCAATCCCCTGGTGTTCGCGCCCGGCGCGCCGCCGGCCCTCGCGCTCGGCCACCGGGACTCGGGTGGGGAGCAGGTGCAGCGCTGGCTGCCCGGCGCGAAGGTGGTCAAGGCGTTCAACATCGTCGGCCACGCCCACATGGTGAAGCCGGCGTTCCCGGGCGGGCCGCCCGACATGTTCATCTGCGGCAACGACGCCGCTGCGAAGCAGACGGTCACCGGGCTCCTGACGTCGCTCGGCTGGCCCGTGATGGACATCGGCGGCATCGAGGGCGCGCGGCTGCTGGAGCCGCTGTGCAT